In Streptomyces sp. RFCAC02, the following proteins share a genomic window:
- a CDS encoding N-acetylneuraminate synthase family protein, with translation MTSGNDRLRTFGDRLVGPGRPVYVTGEIGINHNGDLENALALIDAAVEAGCDAVKFQKRTPEICTPRDQWDIERDTPWGRMTYIDYRHRVEFGEDEYRAIDEYCRKRGIHWFASPWDTEAVAFLEKFDLPAHKVASASLTDDELLRALRATGRTVILSTGMSTPKQIRHAVEVLGSENILLCHATSTYPAKAEELNLRVIHTLQAEYPNVPIGYSGHETGLQTTLAAVALGAVFVERHITLDRAMWGSDQAASVEPQGLQRLVRDIRTIEDSLGDGVKRVYDSELGPMKKLRRVKGVVAESAGTATAGV, from the coding sequence ATGACCTCGGGCAACGACCGACTCCGTACCTTCGGCGACCGCCTCGTGGGCCCCGGACGCCCCGTCTACGTCACGGGCGAGATCGGCATCAACCACAACGGCGACCTCGAGAACGCCCTCGCGCTCATCGACGCCGCCGTCGAGGCCGGCTGCGACGCCGTGAAGTTCCAGAAGCGGACGCCGGAGATCTGCACCCCGCGCGACCAGTGGGACATCGAGCGCGACACCCCCTGGGGCCGGATGACGTACATCGACTACCGGCACCGCGTCGAGTTCGGCGAGGACGAGTACCGCGCCATCGACGAGTACTGCAGGAAGCGCGGCATCCACTGGTTCGCCTCCCCCTGGGACACCGAGGCCGTCGCGTTCCTGGAGAAGTTCGACCTGCCGGCGCACAAGGTGGCGTCCGCGTCCCTCACGGACGACGAGCTGCTGCGCGCCCTGCGCGCCACCGGCCGCACCGTCATCCTCTCCACCGGGATGTCGACGCCCAAGCAGATCCGGCACGCCGTGGAGGTCCTCGGCAGCGAGAACATCCTCCTCTGCCACGCCACCAGCACCTACCCGGCCAAGGCCGAGGAGCTGAACCTCCGCGTCATCCACACCCTGCAGGCCGAGTACCCGAACGTCCCGATCGGCTACTCCGGCCACGAGACGGGCCTGCAGACCACCCTGGCCGCCGTCGCCCTCGGCGCCGTCTTCGTCGAGCGGCACATCACCCTCGACCGCGCCATGTGGGGCTCCGACCAGGCCGCGTCCGTCGAGCCGCAGGGCCTCCAGCGCCTCGTCCGCGACATCCGCACGATCGAGGACTCCCTCGGCGACGGCGTGAAGCGGGTCTACGACAGCGAGCTCGGCCCGATGAAGAAGCTGCGCCGGGTCAAGGGCGTCGTCGCCGAGTCCGCCGGCACGGCGACCGCCGGGGTCTGA